A single region of the Vicia villosa cultivar HV-30 ecotype Madison, WI linkage group LG4, Vvil1.0, whole genome shotgun sequence genome encodes:
- the LOC131597427 gene encoding uncharacterized protein LOC131597427, with protein sequence MNERKGQFRGKPYDDKKKQFGFGKKSSGGGTSTPLKCFECGSEGHRAVDCGKDSVTCFKCGKIGHKANKCGVGSSVTCYNCGEQGHISTKCDKPKKEQAKGKVFALSGAEASTDDRLIQGTCFINGTPLIAIIDTGATHSFISLDCAKRLNLVLSDMRRSMVIDTPAMGSVSTSFVCLNCPLSIFGRDFGIDLVCLPLEQLDVILGMNWLEFNRVYINCFDKTVIFPEISVKEDLFLSAKQVGESVQDGAELFMLLATLDVHEKRTIDELPIVCDFAEVFPEDVSDLPPEREVEFSIDLVPGTSPVSMAPYRMSASELKELKSQLEDLLEKKFIRPSVSP encoded by the coding sequence ATGAATGAGAGGAAAGGTCAAttccgtgggaaaccgtatgacgATAAGAAGAAACAATTTGGTTTTGGCAAAAAGTCAAGTGGGGGAGGAACTTCTACTCCTCTTAAGTGCTTCGAATGTGGTAGTGAAGGTCATCGTGCTGTTGATTGTGGTAAGGATTCTGTgacatgcttcaagtgtggcaagattggtcacaaggcaaacaagtgtggagttggttcgagtgtgacttgttacaactgtggtgagcaaggtcacattagcaccaaatgtgataagccaaagaaggaacaagcgaaagggaaagtgtttgcattgtctggagcggaggcttctaccgatgataggctaatccaaggtacgtgcttcattaatggtacacctttgattgctattattgataccggtgcgacacattctttcatttctttggattgtgctaagagattgaatcttgtgttatctgatatgcgtagaagtatggttattgatacacctgctatgggttctgtttctacttcttttgtgtgcttgaattgtcctttgagtatttttggtagggattttgggattgatttggtttgtcttccgttagagcaacttgatgtgattttgggtatgaattggttagaatttaatcgtgtgtatatcaactgttttgacaaaacggttatctttcctgagattagtgttaaggaagatttgtttttgtctgcgaagcaagttggtgaatctgttcaagatggggctgaattgtttatgttattggcaaccttagatgtgcatgagaagagaaccattgatgaattgccaatagtttgtgattttgcggaggtatttcctgaagatgtaagcgatttaccgccggaacgtgaagttgagttttcgattgatttagttcctggaactagtcctgtatcaatggctccatataggatgtctgcttctgagttgaaagagttgaagagtcaacttgaggatttgttggaaaagaagtttattcgtcctagtgtatcgccg